One genomic segment of Brassica napus cultivar Da-Ae chromosome A3, Da-Ae, whole genome shotgun sequence includes these proteins:
- the LOC106443708 gene encoding protein-lysine N-methyltransferase EFM3 has protein sequence MGSEIEKGREEEEEDIVCLDESFFVNDDYQLTTFTFGSNVLELYCLQSASTDFDLTGQLVWPGAMLMNGYLSDNADILQGCSVLEFGSGVGITGVLCSKFCRKVVFTDHNDEVLKILKKNIELHEHSSPSAELEAAKLEWGNTDHLGEILLKHSDGFDLILGADICFQQSSVPLLFDSVEQLLRIREHGNCKFILAYVSRARQMDAAILKEGSQHGMLMNEVPGTRCTVGNLEGVIFEITLI, from the exons ATGGGCAGCGAAATTGAGAAAGggagagaagaagaggaggaagatatAGTTTGCTTAGATGAGTCCTTCTTCGTCAACGATGA TTATCAGTTGACGACCTTTACGTTTGGGTCCAACGTTCTTGAGCTCTACTGTCTCCAATCAGCTTCAA CTGATTTTGATTTAACAGGGCAACTGGTTTGGCCTGGTGCTATGCTTATGAACGGTTATCTCTCAGATAATGCTGACATTCTCCAAGGGTGTTCCGTTTTGGAGTTTGGATCTGGCGTTG GTATAACAGGAGTCCTCTGTAGCAAATTTTGCCGCAAAGTTGTTTTTACTGACCACAACGATGAAGTGCTCAAG ATACTGAAGAAAAACATCGAGCTTCATGAACATTCAAGCCCCTCCGCTG AATTAGAGGCTGCAAAGCTAGAATGGGGAAACACTGATCATCTTGGTGAAATTTTACTGAAACACAGTGATGGCTTTGATCTTATTCTTGGAGCTGATATCT GCTTTCAGCAATCTAGCGTGCCGTTGCTATTTGACAGtgtagaacagcttcttcggaTCAGAGAACATGGAAATTGCAAGTTCATACTAGCATACGTATCACGGGCTAGACA GATGGACGCAGCGATCTTGAAGGAAGGCTCTCAGCACGGGATGCTGATGAATGAAGTACCTGGGACTAGGTGTACCGTGGGGAACTTGGAAGGTGTTATATTTGAGATAACTCTTATATAA
- the LOC106443710 gene encoding Holliday junction resolvase MOC1, chloroplastic gives MPTAYGQASHPPMCSLLSKLRPLLSHSPPFFTAPFRRRRSLAFSALPTKTKAVDAALMKEKWLESLTLPSPEEEHVVTPESSYVVGVDPDLSGALALLKINHVLGSSEAQVFDTPHLPVLVGKRVRKRLDAKSIVELIRSLDIPSGSTAYIEQSIPFPKDGKQGWYSGGFGFGFWIGTLVTSGFSVVPVPSTVWKRHFQLAGGNCTKDDSRRVASELFPLLSSQLQRKKDHGRAEALLIAAYGETLKHAKLLYTPQEFVSSEVL, from the exons ATGCCAACGGCGTACGGTCAAGCGTCACATCCTCCGATGTGCAGTCTCCTCTCCAAGCTCCGACCTCTCCTCTCTCACTCGCCGCCGTTTTTCACTGCTCCGTTCCGGCGGCGGCGGAGTCTCGCGTTCAGCGCACTTCCTACAAAGACGAAAGCCGTCGACGCAGCGTTGATGAAGGAGAAATGGTTGGAGTCTCTCACTCTCCCCTCACCAGAAGAAGAACACGTGGTGACTCCGGAGTCGAGTTATGTCGTTGGGGTAGACCCAGACTTGTCCGGTGCTTTGGCTCTCTTGAAAATTAACCACGTCTTGGGTTCTTCTGAAGCTCAG GTCTTTGATACTCCGCACCTGCCGGTTTTAGTTGGGAAAAGAGTGCGGAAACGTTTGGATGCAAAGTCAATAGTTGAGTTGATTCGAAGTTTAGATATACCCTCTG GAAGTACGGCGTATATAGAGCAATCAATTCCCTTTCCTAAAGATGGGAAACAG GGTTGGTATAGCGGAGGttttggatttggattttggATAGGAACACTTGTTACGTCAGGCTTTTCGGTTGTTCCCGTTCCTTCGACCGTGTGGAAGAGGCATTTTCAACTTGCTGGTGGTAACTGCACAAAG GATGATAGTAGACGAGTTGCATCGGAGTTGTTTCCTCTGCTTAGTTCGCAACTCCAGAGAAAAAAGGACCATGGTCGAGCTGAAGCACTGCTCATTGCGGCATATGGGGAAACTCTTAAACACGCGAAATTGTTGTACACGCCTCAAGAGTTTGTCTCCTCTGAGGTTTTGTAG
- the LOC106438413 gene encoding hydroxymethylglutaryl-CoA lyase, mitochondrial isoform X2 — protein sequence MSSLEEPLAFDKLPSMNTIDRIQRFSSGGACRPRDDDVGMGHRWIQGRDCTTSNCCNDDDDKSFGKESFPWKRHTRKVSEGEILLRSISFSGRNSSSTVSGTVSKSFQEHKFHTFSNDNGISHSSNKLVRGVPKFVKVVEVGPRDGLQNEKIIVPTSVKVELIQRLVSAGLPVVEATSFVSPKWVPQLADAKDVMDGVNALDGARLPVLTPNLKGFEAAVSAGAKEVAIFASASESFSLSNINCTIEESLLRYRAVVTAAKEHSIPVRGYVSCVVGCPVEGAVPPSKVAHVVKELYDMGCFEISLGDTIGIGTPGTVVPMLEAVMAVVPAEKLAVHFHDTYGQALANILVSLQMGINIVDSSVAGLGGCPYAKGASGNVATEDVVYMLNGLGVQTNVDLGKLIAAGDFISKHLGRPNGSKAAVALNRRVTADASKI from the exons ATGTCGAGTTTGGAGGAGCCACTTGCTTTTGACAAGCTGCCAAGTATGAACACCATCGACAGGATCCAGAGGTTTTCATCCGGTGGTGCCTGTCGCCCCAGGGATGATGATGTCGGCATGGGTCACCGTTGGATCCAGGGAAGAGATTGCACCACCTCTAACTGTtgcaatgatgatgatgataagagCTTTGGTAAAGAGTCATTCCCGTGGAAAAGGCATACTCGGAAAGTATCTGAAGGAGAGATTCTGCTTCGGAGTATTTCTTTCTCAGGAAGAAACTCCTCCTCCACAGTTTCTGGGACTGTATCCAAAAGTTTTCAGGAGCATAAGTTTCACACCTTTAGCAATGACAATGGCATCTCACATTCAAGTAACAAA CTGGTTAGAGGGGTACCGAAGTTTGTGAAGGTTGTTGAAGTTGGTCCAAGGGATGGTCTGCAGAACGAGAAAATTATAGTACCCACGTCTGTAAAGGTGGAACTTATTCAGAGATTAGTTTCTGCTGGATTGCCCGTTGTCGAGGCTACAAGCTTTGTATCACCTAAATGGGTTCCCCAG CTTGCAGATGCAAAGGATGTAATGGATGGGGTAAATGCTCTAGATGGGGCTCGATTGCCGGTTCTGACTCCGAATCTAAAA GGCTTTGAAGCGGCTGTATCTGCAGGTGCCAAGGAAGTTGCAATCTTTGCATCGGCTTCTGAGTCATTCTCCTTGTCAAATATCAACTGTACCATTGAAGAGAGTCTCTTGAGATATCGTGCTGTTGTCACCGCTGCAAAGGAGCATTCCATTCCTGTCCGTGG GTATGTATCTTGCGTTGTCGGGTGTCCAGTAGAGGGGGCGGTTCCACCCTCAAAAGTGGCGCATGTTGTAAAAGAGCTCTATGACATGGGCTGCTTTGAGATTTCTCTTGGTGATACAATAGGAATCGGCACTCCCG GTACTGTGGTTCCGATGCTTGAAGCTGTGATGGCAGTTGTGCCAGCAGAAAAGCTGGCTGTTCATTTCCACGATACCTACGGGCAAGCTCTTGCAAACATTTTGGTGTCTCTCCAA ATGGGAATAAACATAGTAGACTCATCAGTCGCTGGATTAGGCGGCTGCCCATATGCAAAAGGAGCTTCAGGAAACGTAGCTACAGAAGATGTGGTTTACATGTTGAACGGTTTAGGCGTCCAAACCAATGTGGATTTGGGAAAGCTTATAGCTGCTGGAGATTTCATCAGCAAGCATCTTGGCCGTCCAAACGGTTCCAAGGCTGCCGTTGCCCTCAACCGTCGGGTCACAGCTGATGCCTCCAAGATTTGA
- the LOC106438413 gene encoding hydroxymethylglutaryl-CoA lyase, mitochondrial isoform X1, whose amino-acid sequence MQWNGVRRAHSLWCCKTLTNNTHLHHAYVPVTTMSSLEEPLAFDKLPSMNTIDRIQRFSSGGACRPRDDDVGMGHRWIQGRDCTTSNCCNDDDDKSFGKESFPWKRHTRKVSEGEILLRSISFSGRNSSSTVSGTVSKSFQEHKFHTFSNDNGISHSSNKLVRGVPKFVKVVEVGPRDGLQNEKIIVPTSVKVELIQRLVSAGLPVVEATSFVSPKWVPQLADAKDVMDGVNALDGARLPVLTPNLKGFEAAVSAGAKEVAIFASASESFSLSNINCTIEESLLRYRAVVTAAKEHSIPVRGYVSCVVGCPVEGAVPPSKVAHVVKELYDMGCFEISLGDTIGIGTPGTVVPMLEAVMAVVPAEKLAVHFHDTYGQALANILVSLQMGINIVDSSVAGLGGCPYAKGASGNVATEDVVYMLNGLGVQTNVDLGKLIAAGDFISKHLGRPNGSKAAVALNRRVTADASKI is encoded by the exons ATGCAGTGGAATGGGGTGAGGAGAGCCCATTCTTTATGGTGCTGCAAGACACTAACAAACAACACTCATTTGCATCATGCTTATGTTCCAGTCACCACCATGTCGAGTTTGGAGGAGCCACTTGCTTTTGACAAGCTGCCAAGTATGAACACCATCGACAGGATCCAGAGGTTTTCATCCGGTGGTGCCTGTCGCCCCAGGGATGATGATGTCGGCATGGGTCACCGTTGGATCCAGGGAAGAGATTGCACCACCTCTAACTGTtgcaatgatgatgatgataagagCTTTGGTAAAGAGTCATTCCCGTGGAAAAGGCATACTCGGAAAGTATCTGAAGGAGAGATTCTGCTTCGGAGTATTTCTTTCTCAGGAAGAAACTCCTCCTCCACAGTTTCTGGGACTGTATCCAAAAGTTTTCAGGAGCATAAGTTTCACACCTTTAGCAATGACAATGGCATCTCACATTCAAGTAACAAA CTGGTTAGAGGGGTACCGAAGTTTGTGAAGGTTGTTGAAGTTGGTCCAAGGGATGGTCTGCAGAACGAGAAAATTATAGTACCCACGTCTGTAAAGGTGGAACTTATTCAGAGATTAGTTTCTGCTGGATTGCCCGTTGTCGAGGCTACAAGCTTTGTATCACCTAAATGGGTTCCCCAG CTTGCAGATGCAAAGGATGTAATGGATGGGGTAAATGCTCTAGATGGGGCTCGATTGCCGGTTCTGACTCCGAATCTAAAA GGCTTTGAAGCGGCTGTATCTGCAGGTGCCAAGGAAGTTGCAATCTTTGCATCGGCTTCTGAGTCATTCTCCTTGTCAAATATCAACTGTACCATTGAAGAGAGTCTCTTGAGATATCGTGCTGTTGTCACCGCTGCAAAGGAGCATTCCATTCCTGTCCGTGG GTATGTATCTTGCGTTGTCGGGTGTCCAGTAGAGGGGGCGGTTCCACCCTCAAAAGTGGCGCATGTTGTAAAAGAGCTCTATGACATGGGCTGCTTTGAGATTTCTCTTGGTGATACAATAGGAATCGGCACTCCCG GTACTGTGGTTCCGATGCTTGAAGCTGTGATGGCAGTTGTGCCAGCAGAAAAGCTGGCTGTTCATTTCCACGATACCTACGGGCAAGCTCTTGCAAACATTTTGGTGTCTCTCCAA ATGGGAATAAACATAGTAGACTCATCAGTCGCTGGATTAGGCGGCTGCCCATATGCAAAAGGAGCTTCAGGAAACGTAGCTACAGAAGATGTGGTTTACATGTTGAACGGTTTAGGCGTCCAAACCAATGTGGATTTGGGAAAGCTTATAGCTGCTGGAGATTTCATCAGCAAGCATCTTGGCCGTCCAAACGGTTCCAAGGCTGCCGTTGCCCTCAACCGTCGGGTCACAGCTGATGCCTCCAAGATTTGA